From the genome of Bradyrhizobium sp. ORS 278:
ACACCTATGACATGAAGCCGGTCTATCGCTACGGCGCCTGCTTCACGACGCCCGACGGGCGCGTCGCCGAGGACTGCCTGCGCGCGGACACAGGCAAGACCAACATCCTGCTGTGGGGCGACAGCTTCGCCGCACATGCCTATCACGGCCTCAAGCTGCAGCTCGATCCTGATCGCGTGAACATCATGCAGGCGACCCAACCGACCTGCATGCCGACCTTCAGCGCGGAGACGCAGAGCGTTCCGGCCTGCCGCGCGCTCGCCGCGCAAATGCGCGATCATCTCGCCTCACACCGGCCCGATCTCGTGGTGATGGCGGCGGACTGGCTCGAGGATGCGCGGCCGCCGCGCTACGCCGGGATGCTGCGGGACCTCAGGTTGACCTTGGCGCGCCTAAGCGAGGCCGGCATTCCGGTGGTGATCCTCGGTCCCGCGGTGCAATTCCGGGCGCGGTTGCCCTCGATGCTGGCCCGCGCCACGCTGCGCGGCGTCACGCCGGATCCCGCCATGTTCGTCCGCTCGGACATCTTTGCGTTGGATCAGGCGATGCAGGCGGCGCTGCCGAGCGGCGAAGGGCTGTTCTATGTCTCGATCCTGTCAGCCGTGTGCGCAGAGCGCGGCTGTCCGCTCACGGTCGGCGACGTGCCGCTGTCGTTCGACCATGCGCATCTGACCGCCGAGGGCTCCGTGCATGTGATGGGCAAGGTCGCGCCGCTGATCCTGCCACGCGCGATGCTGTCAGGCTCAATTCAAGAGGCCGACGATCGCGCCCATCAGGCAGGTCGTGAGGGTGCCCGAGACGATTGATTTCAGCCCGAGCGCGTTGATCTCGTCGCGCCGCGTCGGCGCCATGGTGCCGAGGCCGCCGATCATGATGCCGAGGCTGGCGAAGTTGGCGAAGCCGCACATCGCATACAGCATGATCAGCCGCGCCCGCGGGTCGAGCGCGGCGGGGTCGAGCTTGGCCAGCTCGACATAGGCGATCAGCTCGTTGAGCACCGTCTTGGTCCCCATCAGGCTGCCGGCGGTGACGGCCTGCGACCAGGGCAGGCCCATCAGCCAGCACACCGGCGCCATCAGCAGGCCGAGCAGGCGCTGCAGGGACACGGGCGCGCCGCCGATGGCGGGCAGCAGCGACAGGATGGCGTTGGCGAGATGCACCAGCGCCACCAGCACCAGGAGCAGCGCGACGATGTTCATCAGGAGCTCCAGCCCGGCGCTGGTGCCCTTGACGATGGCGTCCATCGTCGAGGAGGCCTGCATGTCGGGATCGCCCAGCGCGCCACCGGTGAGCTGCTTCGAGGTCTCCGGCACCATGATCAGGCTGATCAGGATCGCCGCCGGCGCGCCGAGCACCGAGGCGATGACGAAATGCGCGGCGGCGTCTGGAATCAGCGGAGCCAGAAGCGCCGCATACAGCACCAGCACGGTGCCTGCGATCCCGGCCATGCCGCCGGTCATGACGAGAAACAATTCGCTGCGCGTCATCTGCGCGAGGTAGGGCCGGATGAAAAGCGGCGCCTCGACCATGCCGAGGAAGACGTTGGCCGCGGTGGACAGGCCGACGGCGCCGCCGACGCCGAGCGTCCGCTCCAGCAGCCAGGCCATGCCGCGCACCAGCGGCGGCAGCACGCGCCAGTAGAACAACAGCGTGGTCAGCACGCTCATCACCAGCACGATCGGCAGCGCCTGGAAGGCGAGCACGAAATCGGCGCCGGGCGCCTTCAGGTCGAAGGGCAGGGTGCCGCCGCCGACATAGCCGAACACGAAGGACGTGCCGGCCCGGGACGCTGCGGAGATGGCGCCGACGGCGTCGTTGATGGTGCCGAAGGCGCGGGCCACCGTGGGGACCTTGAGTAGGACGACCGCCGTGAGCAGCGTCACCATCAGGCCCAGCGCGGCCTGCTTGAGCGACACCGCGCGCCGGTTCTCGCCGAGCGCCCATGCGATCGCGAGCAGCGCGACGATCCCGAACGCCGATTGCAGCTGCAGCATCAATGCCCCCAATTCCCACGCGATTATGAGCTGACGGAACAGCCCCGCGCAATGCCATGCGGCCCATGCGGCGGCTGCGATTGACAAGCATCCGGGCCTGCGTCACGCAGGCGCCATCATGTCGACCACCGTCCCGCTCGGCGCGCGCGATCTCCTCAAGCAAAGCGCGTTCCTGCTGTTTCTGTCGTCCCGCAGCCTGTCGCGCTTCGCGAGCCAGATCGCGGCGGTGGCGATCGGCTGGCAGATCTACGATCTCACCGGGCGCGCCTTCGATCTCGGCATGGTCGGGCTGATCCAGTTTTTGCCGACCGGGCTGCTCGTGTTCGTCGCCGGCAGCGCCGCGGACCGCTTTCCGCGCAAGCGCGTGGTGCAGCTCTGTCAGCTCGCCGAAGCGCTGACGGCGCTCTATTTGTGCTGGGGCGCCTATGCCGGCCAGCTCGGCGAGCTGCAGCTGTTCGCGGCAACCTTCGTGCTCGGCATTGCCGGCGCCTTCGAGAGCCCGGCCACCGCGGCGCTGCTGCCGCTGATCGCGCCGGAGGGCACGTTGCAGCGGGCGAGCGCGCTGTCGAGCGGCGCGGCGCAGCTCGCGACCATCGCGGGCCCCGCCATCGGCGGCTTCGCCTATGCGGTCGCGCCCAGGCTGCCCTATGGCATCATGATGCTGTTCTGGCTCGCCGGCATGGCGTTGACCGGCCTGATGCAGGTGCCCGACGACGTGCCGGCCGGGCGCCTCGACGGCAGCAAGGACGATCTGTTCGCCGGCGTCCGCTTCATCCGCGCCAATCCCGCGATCCTCGGCACCATCTCGCTCGACCTGTTCGCGGTGTTGCTCGGCGGCGTCACGGCGCTGCTGCCGATCTACGCGCGCGACGTGCTCGACACCGGGCCGTTCGGCCTCGGCGTGCTGCGCGCGGCACCCGCGGTCGGCGCGCTGGCGATGACGGCGGTGCTCGCTCGCACGACCATCAAACGCCGCGTCGGCCTGCGCATGTTCCAGGCCGTCATCGTGTTCGGCGCGGCGACCGTCGTGTTCGCGGTCTCGCACATCATGTGGATTTCCGTCCTGGCGCTCGCCATTCTC
Proteins encoded in this window:
- a CDS encoding NupC/NupG family nucleoside CNT transporter, translated to MLQLQSAFGIVALLAIAWALGENRRAVSLKQAALGLMVTLLTAVVLLKVPTVARAFGTINDAVGAISAASRAGTSFVFGYVGGGTLPFDLKAPGADFVLAFQALPIVLVMSVLTTLLFYWRVLPPLVRGMAWLLERTLGVGGAVGLSTAANVFLGMVEAPLFIRPYLAQMTRSELFLVMTGGMAGIAGTVLVLYAALLAPLIPDAAAHFVIASVLGAPAAILISLIMVPETSKQLTGGALGDPDMQASSTMDAIVKGTSAGLELLMNIVALLLVLVALVHLANAILSLLPAIGGAPVSLQRLLGLLMAPVCWLMGLPWSQAVTAGSLMGTKTVLNELIAYVELAKLDPAALDPRARLIMLYAMCGFANFASLGIMIGGLGTMAPTRRDEINALGLKSIVSGTLTTCLMGAIVGLLN
- a CDS encoding MFS transporter: MSTTVPLGARDLLKQSAFLLFLSSRSLSRFASQIAAVAIGWQIYDLTGRAFDLGMVGLIQFLPTGLLVFVAGSAADRFPRKRVVQLCQLAEALTALYLCWGAYAGQLGELQLFAATFVLGIAGAFESPATAALLPLIAPEGTLQRASALSSGAAQLATIAGPAIGGFAYAVAPRLPYGIMMLFWLAGMALTGLMQVPDDVPAGRLDGSKDDLFAGVRFIRANPAILGTISLDLFAVLLGGVTALLPIYARDVLDTGPFGLGVLRAAPAVGALAMTAVLARTTIKRRVGLRMFQAVIVFGAATVVFAVSHIMWISVLALAILGAADTISVVIRFSLVQLATPNEMRGRVGAVNFLFINASNQLGQFESGVTAALFGAMPAAIIGGLGTIAVALLWMKIFPELRKVERLE